Proteins encoded together in one Chitinophaga sp. LS1 window:
- a CDS encoding helical backbone metal receptor produces the protein MNRLIVLTAALLVAMNTFAQKRIVSLNGAVTEIVVALGFEKNIVGVDVTSTYPASMQQVAKVGHNRNISAEPVLALNPDLILGTDNFLQPAVIEQFKTVGVKTQIFKQEFSIEGTKKLITEVAAALLVPAKGVALVKQLEKEQAALKIKPTGKKVLFIYARGAGTMLVAGAGTPTEKMITLAGAQNAANSFNDFKPLTPEALVTANPDIILMFDDGLKSMGGVDGLLKVQGVQQTTAGKEKKVVVMDGALLTGFGPRVISAVKELAGKLNS, from the coding sequence ATGAACCGCTTGATCGTCCTGACCGCTGCATTACTTGTGGCGATGAATACTTTTGCCCAGAAGAGAATTGTTTCCCTGAATGGCGCCGTTACTGAAATTGTTGTTGCATTGGGTTTTGAGAAAAATATTGTGGGTGTGGATGTAACCAGTACTTATCCTGCCAGCATGCAACAGGTTGCCAAAGTAGGGCATAATAGAAATATCTCTGCAGAGCCGGTGTTGGCACTTAATCCTGATCTGATTTTGGGGACGGATAATTTTTTACAGCCGGCTGTGATTGAACAGTTTAAGACTGTGGGAGTGAAGACACAGATTTTTAAACAGGAATTTTCTATTGAAGGGACTAAGAAGTTGATTACTGAAGTGGCTGCTGCGTTGTTGGTGCCGGCAAAAGGTGTTGCACTTGTTAAACAATTAGAGAAAGAGCAGGCGGCACTGAAAATAAAGCCGACTGGTAAGAAGGTGTTATTTATATATGCACGTGGTGCGGGTACTATGTTGGTAGCGGGTGCAGGAACCCCTACGGAAAAAATGATTACACTGGCAGGAGCACAGAATGCTGCTAATAGTTTTAATGATTTTAAACCCCTGACACCAGAGGCGTTGGTGACAGCTAATCCTGATATTATTTTGATGTTTGATGATGGGTTGAAGAGTATGGGTGGAGTTGATGGGTTGTTGAAGGTGCAGGGAGTGCAGCAAACGACTGCCGGGAAGGAGAAGAAGGTGGTGGTGATGGATGGGGCTTTGTTGACGGGTTTTGGGCCCAGGGTGATAAGTGCAGTGAAGGAATTGGCGGGGAAGTTGAATAGTTAG
- a CDS encoding carboxypeptidase-like regulatory domain-containing protein — protein MSLLGRMLLGTLLIPLQVLGWDWHTRITVTVNNQPLSVICGQLESQYGIHFSYSREIVDLSRRVTVNFQDKPLKRALDELFSPFDIRFARIGEQIVLTVKKSPNVTICGYVQDVRNGERLIGATVYAPSQRAGATTNQFGFFSLTIPKDSCNLWVSYIGYNPERLSSTKKSFVIIGLQPSNSLQEFTVSDSAQSNRQMSALHVSPADVKAMPRLLGESDVMRAIATLPGVSGGVDGGTVTSVRGGGSDQNLILLDGSPVFNSSHLFGLFSVFNPDIVKSADFYKGGFPARYAGRLSSVIDISTKDGDMKEYHGEASVGVIAVRGMVEGPIKKDKTSFVVSARRSILEPFLDNIYEEIQKEKGTKVNLVFHDVNLKINHIFSPKDRLYFSSYIGNDNLGLTLQNNADSTTASNPFKENTVTKLSWGNQTSALRWNHVFNPKLFMNTTLNYSQYYFNIDYNYYYEPSKSADSIHLYGKYYSMVQDLILRTDVEFIPSPNHIFKFGVGGIIHKFNPGVSAFQDYSQSKALLDTSYNQATSTGGEALLYVEDDWTVTDALRVNIGLHASEFLVPGKFYSSLQPRLQARYQLPHHWTLMLAHTHMNQYLHVLSVSNSSLPMDLWVPSTRKVRPMFSRQFSFGVNKLLKDQRYALSLEAYYKSMKNVIEYKDNGKIFNSASKNWDDYVEVGTGTSYGGEVMLEKRKGKLKGWIAYTLSWAYRRFPNVNNGESYPYNYDGRHDIKVMLMQQIGKRWELAANWHFNSGLPLTLPVASFEGVNDSSPYDGGSTLPVLDQLSNRNQYRTSVIHRLDLSATNTKEKPWGSRSWTISLFNAYNHANPFMYSIVTDKKNEKRYLQEISILPILPSVTFSIKF, from the coding sequence ATGTCATTGCTCGGAAGAATGCTGCTGGGAACGTTACTCATTCCCCTGCAGGTGTTAGGCTGGGACTGGCATACCCGGATCACTGTCACCGTAAATAATCAGCCACTTTCCGTTATCTGCGGACAACTGGAATCCCAGTACGGCATCCACTTCTCCTATAGCAGGGAGATAGTAGACCTTTCCCGCCGGGTAACAGTCAATTTTCAAGATAAACCCCTGAAAAGAGCCCTTGACGAACTCTTTTCTCCTTTTGATATTCGCTTCGCCCGCATTGGTGAACAAATTGTGCTGACCGTAAAAAAATCTCCCAACGTCACTATCTGTGGTTATGTGCAGGACGTGCGCAATGGTGAAAGACTCATTGGTGCTACGGTATATGCTCCCAGTCAACGGGCAGGAGCTACTACTAACCAGTTTGGGTTTTTCAGTCTGACCATTCCAAAAGATTCCTGTAATCTGTGGGTCAGTTATATTGGTTATAACCCGGAAAGACTTTCCTCTACAAAAAAATCATTTGTCATCATAGGATTGCAGCCTTCTAATAGTCTGCAGGAGTTCACGGTATCTGACTCCGCGCAATCTAACCGGCAGATGAGCGCCTTACATGTTTCACCGGCAGATGTAAAGGCGATGCCCAGGTTATTGGGGGAGTCTGATGTGATGCGTGCGATTGCGACTTTGCCAGGTGTATCCGGTGGGGTAGATGGAGGTACGGTGACCAGTGTAAGAGGGGGTGGTTCTGACCAGAACCTCATTTTGCTGGATGGTTCGCCTGTGTTTAATTCTTCGCATCTGTTTGGATTGTTCTCTGTGTTTAACCCGGATATTGTGAAAAGTGCAGACTTTTATAAAGGTGGATTTCCTGCACGCTATGCAGGCAGGCTTTCTTCTGTAATTGATATTTCCACAAAAGATGGGGATATGAAAGAGTATCATGGGGAGGCTTCTGTGGGTGTGATTGCTGTAAGAGGAATGGTGGAAGGACCTATTAAAAAAGATAAGACCTCCTTCGTCGTTTCTGCCCGCAGGTCTATTTTAGAACCTTTTCTGGATAATATTTATGAGGAAATTCAAAAGGAGAAAGGGACAAAGGTGAACCTTGTTTTTCATGATGTGAATCTGAAAATAAATCATATTTTTTCTCCTAAGGACCGGCTTTACTTCAGTAGTTATATAGGTAATGATAACCTTGGATTGACCTTGCAAAATAATGCGGATAGTACGACTGCTTCGAATCCTTTTAAAGAGAATACTGTTACAAAATTGAGTTGGGGGAATCAAACGAGTGCATTGAGATGGAACCATGTTTTTAATCCGAAGTTGTTTATGAATACGACATTGAATTATTCACAGTATTATTTCAATATCGATTACAACTATTATTACGAGCCTTCGAAGAGTGCTGATTCTATTCATTTGTATGGGAAATACTATTCAATGGTGCAGGATCTGATACTGAGAACGGATGTAGAATTTATTCCTTCTCCGAATCATATATTCAAATTTGGCGTGGGTGGAATTATCCACAAATTTAATCCCGGGGTATCGGCATTTCAGGATTATTCTCAGTCTAAAGCTTTGTTGGATACGTCTTATAATCAGGCGACTTCTACGGGAGGAGAGGCGTTGCTATATGTGGAGGATGACTGGACGGTTACGGATGCATTGCGGGTGAATATTGGTTTACATGCTTCAGAATTTCTGGTGCCGGGAAAGTTCTATTCTTCTTTGCAACCGAGGTTGCAGGCGAGGTATCAGTTACCGCATCATTGGACGCTGATGCTGGCGCATACACATATGAACCAGTACCTGCATGTATTGAGTGTATCGAATTCGAGTTTGCCGATGGATTTGTGGGTGCCTTCTACCAGGAAGGTAAGGCCGATGTTTTCAAGGCAGTTTAGTTTTGGGGTGAATAAGTTATTGAAAGATCAGCGGTATGCGCTTTCACTGGAAGCTTATTATAAGAGTATGAAGAATGTGATTGAGTATAAGGATAATGGTAAGATTTTCAACTCGGCGAGTAAGAATTGGGATGATTATGTAGAGGTGGGTACGGGAACGAGTTATGGTGGGGAGGTAATGTTGGAGAAGCGGAAAGGGAAGTTGAAAGGGTGGATAGCGTATACGCTTTCGTGGGCGTACAGGCGGTTTCCGAATGTGAATAATGGGGAGTCGTATCCTTATAATTATGATGGGAGGCATGATATTAAGGTAATGTTGATGCAGCAGATAGGGAAGCGATGGGAGTTGGCGGCGAACTGGCATTTTAATTCAGGGTTGCCGTTGACATTGCCGGTGGCGAGTTTTGAAGGGGTGAATGATTCTTCGCCTTATGATGGGGGAAGTACTTTGCCGGTGTTGGATCAGTTGAGTAATAGGAATCAGTATAGGACGAGTGTGATACATAGATTGGACCTGAGTGCGACGAATACGAAGGAGAAGCCGTGGGGGAGCAGGAGTTGGACGATTAGTTTGTTTAATGCATATAATCATGCAAATCCGTTTATGTATTCTATCGTGACGGATAAGAAGAATGAGAAGCGGTACCTGCAGGAGATTAGTATTTTGCCAATACTGCCAAGTGTGACATTTTCAATCAAGTTTTAA
- a CDS encoding Abi family protein: protein MGENLFLSKEWVYICVNRTRRASRQISVPQAGHFFYMNSIEKQFPLLPDQIKILQQRGLEIDDSDEANHYLAHVGYYRLADYWQFLQKDSVRNAFISGATFNHVIELYNFDRELRLLLLDAMERIEVSFRAIMINMMCPVYGSNWFTDKRIFFNEARLNDAIEKIDRELERSDEEFVKQHDKKKTGFEHPPAWKTLPILSFGTLSKIYRNIRDDIKEKRIIAKVYGLPQERWLQSWMQVVSILRNYCAHHSLICYRPFSFLPREIRQVKLPWIKNIPPAGSVVSEQLYYQICIVRYLLQTASPGNDFSYRLMELLVKYRGIDLEKMGFLENWDEEDLWQ from the coding sequence ATGGGGGAAAATTTGTTTTTGTCTAAAGAATGGGTGTATATTTGTGTTAACAGAACCCGCCGCGCTTCTCGTCAGATCAGCGTACCACAGGCGGGGCATTTTTTTTATATGAATTCCATTGAAAAACAATTCCCATTATTACCTGACCAGATCAAAATCCTTCAACAACGTGGCTTAGAAATAGATGATAGTGATGAAGCTAATCATTATTTAGCGCATGTAGGATATTATAGATTGGCAGATTATTGGCAGTTCCTCCAGAAGGATAGTGTTCGTAATGCATTCATCTCTGGAGCCACTTTCAATCATGTTATTGAACTATATAATTTTGATCGTGAACTTAGGTTATTGTTGCTGGACGCTATGGAACGGATAGAAGTTTCGTTTCGAGCTATAATGATTAACATGATGTGCCCTGTGTATGGCTCAAACTGGTTTACAGATAAGCGTATCTTTTTTAATGAAGCAAGGCTGAATGATGCAATTGAGAAAATTGACAGGGAGCTTGAGCGATCAGATGAAGAATTTGTAAAACAGCATGATAAAAAGAAAACTGGATTTGAGCATCCTCCAGCCTGGAAAACTTTGCCTATCCTTTCCTTTGGTACATTGTCCAAGATATATAGGAATATTAGGGATGATATTAAGGAGAAGAGGATAATTGCTAAGGTTTATGGGCTTCCTCAGGAAAGATGGTTACAGTCATGGATGCAGGTGGTATCTATCCTTAGGAATTATTGTGCGCATCATTCATTGATTTGTTACAGACCTTTTTCATTCCTTCCAAGAGAAATAAGACAAGTCAAATTACCCTGGATTAAAAATATTCCTCCTGCAGGTAGTGTAGTGAGTGAACAATTATATTATCAGATATGCATTGTAAGGTATTTATTACAAACAGCGAGTCCGGGGAATGATTTTAGTTATAGGTTGATGGAATTGTTGGTAAAGTATAGAGGGATTGATTTAGAGAAGATGGGTTTTTTGGAGAACTGGGATGAGGAAGATTTGTGGCAATGA
- a CDS encoding FecR family protein codes for MLTPDEALYALLCKYLLKEADSIEQRWVNTWLQANSEHPVLLASLDKLLSTAPEQAVAGGMDTETAWRMLSERMELQRKGGGMDHRGMIGENGVTGEESVSGGEGVNGKESVSSRVDGSDSLELNNGMTHNESSQPKAPAKTLTRWMAAAAAVFLLISAGLWYIMHQNERQINYNGAQLVKLDDGTSIQLDPAAQLQVAPGFGKKDRKVILKGKATFDVTTDASHPFIIDLGNQAITVLGTRFSVDNSSQLRVFIHSGKVKVTHQQDSVILTAGMLLQEDTSKQYFQVGAHISDVETRAVVFKDTPLREVLQTIHVLYHINVTADAALLELPVTGTYTGEPVKNVLDAIAYSTNANVINKGADYELRPQD; via the coding sequence ATGCTTACACCAGATGAGGCATTATATGCACTTCTATGCAAGTATCTGCTGAAGGAAGCGGATAGCATTGAGCAGCGATGGGTGAATACCTGGTTGCAGGCGAATTCTGAGCATCCGGTATTGCTGGCTTCTCTGGATAAGTTGTTAAGTACAGCTCCAGAGCAGGCGGTAGCAGGAGGAATGGATACGGAGACGGCCTGGAGGATGCTGAGTGAGCGGATGGAGCTGCAAAGGAAGGGAGGAGGAATGGACCACCGGGGAATGATTGGCGAAAATGGTGTAACCGGAGAGGAAAGTGTCAGTGGTGGAGAAGGCGTAAATGGTAAGGAAAGTGTCAGTAGTCGGGTAGATGGGTCGGATTCGCTGGAGTTAAATAATGGAATGACCCATAATGAGTCATCCCAACCCAAAGCCCCCGCAAAAACCCTTACCAGGTGGATGGCAGCTGCAGCTGCTGTTTTCCTCCTGATCAGCGCAGGCCTTTGGTACATTATGCATCAAAACGAACGGCAAATCAACTATAACGGCGCCCAGCTGGTGAAACTGGATGATGGCACCAGCATCCAGCTGGACCCCGCCGCACAATTACAGGTGGCCCCTGGGTTTGGTAAAAAAGATCGTAAAGTTATCCTGAAAGGAAAAGCCACCTTTGATGTAACTACTGATGCCTCTCATCCGTTTATTATTGACCTGGGCAATCAGGCAATAACTGTTTTGGGTACCCGTTTTAGTGTGGATAACAGCAGTCAGCTGCGTGTCTTCATTCATTCAGGGAAAGTTAAAGTAACCCACCAGCAGGATAGTGTAATTTTAACTGCTGGTATGTTGTTGCAGGAAGATACCAGTAAGCAGTATTTCCAGGTTGGCGCACATATTAGTGATGTTGAGACCCGTGCTGTAGTCTTTAAAGATACTCCTTTGCGGGAGGTGTTGCAGACCATTCATGTGCTGTATCATATAAACGTAACTGCAGATGCTGCGTTGCTGGAGTTGCCGGTTACCGGCACTTATACAGGAGAACCAGTGAAGAATGTATTGGATGCCATCGCTTATTCGACGAATGCAAATGTAATTAATAAGGGTGCTGATTATGAGTTGCGGCCGCAGGATTAA
- a CDS encoding Abi family protein produces the protein MNSIERPFTLPDQIKILQQRGLIISSSDESIHYLTHVGFYRLSGYWKYLQKNQVSHTFMTGTTFDHVIELYNFDRELRLLIMDAIERIEVSFRAILINMMCPSYGSNWFADKSVFFSEDRVNEVIETINRELERSDEDFIKQHDRRNTKYEHPPAWKTLHILSFGTLSKIYRNIRSDVKEKKIIVNVYGISKDKWFQSWIQVVSMLRNYCAHHSLICYRIFSFLPREIRHVKLRWINNIPPTGSVESERLYYQLCIVRYLLHTASPGNNFSYKLMELLVKYRGIDLERMGFPENWDEEDL, from the coding sequence ATGAATTCCATTGAAAGACCATTCACGTTACCAGACCAAATAAAAATCCTTCAACAACGCGGTTTAATAATTAGTAGTTCTGATGAGTCAATTCATTATTTAACCCATGTAGGATTTTACAGATTATCAGGTTACTGGAAATATTTACAGAAAAACCAAGTCAGTCATACATTTATGACTGGTACTACATTCGATCATGTTATTGAACTCTATAATTTTGATCGTGAACTCAGACTATTAATAATGGACGCTATTGAGCGTATAGAGGTGTCTTTTCGTGCTATCCTGATCAATATGATGTGCCCCTCTTATGGCTCAAACTGGTTTGCAGATAAGTCTGTATTTTTTAGTGAAGACAGAGTGAATGAAGTAATCGAAACGATTAATCGTGAGCTTGAACGATCTGATGAAGACTTCATAAAGCAGCATGACAGAAGAAATACCAAATATGAACATCCACCAGCCTGGAAAACATTGCACATACTTTCTTTCGGTACATTATCCAAGATTTATAGAAATATCCGAAGTGATGTTAAAGAAAAGAAGATAATAGTTAATGTATACGGGATTTCTAAAGACAAATGGTTCCAGTCATGGATACAGGTCGTATCAATGCTTAGAAATTATTGTGCCCATCACTCATTGATTTGCTACAGAATATTTTCGTTCCTCCCGAGAGAAATACGACATGTTAAATTACGCTGGATTAATAATATACCTCCAACTGGAAGTGTAGAGAGTGAAAGGTTATACTACCAATTATGTATCGTTCGCTATTTATTACACACTGCCAGCCCCGGGAATAATTTTAGTTACAAACTAATGGAGTTGTTAGTAAAATATAGAGGAATTGATCTGGAACGTATGGGATTTCCAGAGAATTGGGATGAAGAAGATTTATGA
- a CDS encoding RNA polymerase sigma-70 factor, translated as MLDRQKLEAIFKEYHAQCVAFAVHYTGDIHDGEEVVQQVFLKLWEKRESVDITGMVKSYLFAAIRNTAISNWRKDTVRSEKELASGYELSPTVTSSQAWELEKLYQQALEKLPERCREVFVLSRQQQLKYAEIATLMNISVKTVENQMGKALKHMHKELRDYLGMFLFL; from the coding sequence ATGCTAGACCGCCAGAAATTAGAAGCCATTTTTAAGGAGTACCATGCACAGTGCGTGGCTTTTGCCGTGCATTATACCGGAGATATACATGATGGTGAAGAGGTAGTACAGCAGGTTTTTCTCAAGCTTTGGGAGAAACGGGAGAGTGTAGATATTACGGGAATGGTGAAGTCTTATCTTTTTGCTGCTATCCGGAATACAGCGATTAGTAACTGGCGGAAAGATACCGTCAGGTCTGAAAAGGAGCTGGCTTCAGGGTATGAGTTATCCCCAACAGTGACGTCGTCTCAGGCATGGGAGCTGGAAAAATTGTACCAGCAGGCGTTGGAGAAGTTACCGGAGAGGTGTAGGGAAGTGTTTGTACTGAGCAGGCAGCAGCAGTTGAAATATGCGGAGATTGCGACCCTGATGAATATTTCGGTGAAGACTGTCGAGAATCAAATGGGGAAGGCGCTGAAGCATATGCATAAAGAATTGAGGGATTATTTGGGGATGTTCCTGTTTTTATAG
- a CDS encoding quinone-dependent dihydroorotate dehydrogenase, with amino-acid sequence MYNLIKKVFFRFPPEKIHYQVMKGLQILHGVPMGKQILHSFCMSKKTGLERTLWGLTFKNPVGLAAGFDKDAKYTDELASLGFGFVEIGTVTPVAQPGNDQPRLFRLPTDKALINRMGFNNGGAAPAAKRLLKRKSDIIIGGNIGKNKITPNEEAISDYEKCFHALFDVVDYFVVNVSSPNTPNLRALQEKEPLKQLLHHLQMLNEQKAKPKPILLKIAPDLTDSQLDDIIEIVTETKLAGLVATNTTISREGLQTPQHEVEAIGAGGLSGLPVKEKATEVIRYISQKTKGSIPIIAVGGIFTAADAQEKLDAGASLVQVYTGFIYEGPTIAKKICDGLK; translated from the coding sequence ATGTATAATTTAATCAAAAAGGTGTTTTTCCGTTTTCCGCCGGAAAAAATCCACTATCAGGTAATGAAAGGCCTGCAGATATTGCATGGCGTTCCAATGGGCAAGCAGATCCTCCATTCATTTTGTATGTCTAAAAAGACCGGGCTGGAACGGACTTTATGGGGACTGACCTTTAAAAATCCCGTTGGCTTGGCGGCAGGGTTTGACAAGGATGCGAAGTATACGGATGAATTGGCTAGTCTGGGCTTTGGATTTGTAGAGATTGGGACCGTAACCCCGGTGGCTCAGCCGGGTAATGACCAACCTCGTTTGTTCCGTTTGCCTACAGATAAGGCGCTGATCAACAGGATGGGATTTAATAATGGCGGCGCCGCTCCGGCAGCAAAACGACTGCTGAAGCGGAAGTCAGATATTATTATTGGGGGGAATATTGGGAAGAACAAAATCACGCCAAATGAAGAAGCGATTAGTGATTATGAAAAGTGCTTTCATGCGCTTTTTGATGTGGTAGACTACTTTGTAGTCAACGTCAGCTCTCCCAATACGCCTAACTTAAGGGCTTTGCAGGAAAAAGAACCGCTGAAACAGTTATTGCATCATTTGCAGATGCTGAATGAGCAGAAGGCGAAGCCAAAGCCGATTTTATTAAAAATAGCACCGGATCTGACGGATAGTCAGCTGGATGATATTATAGAGATTGTTACTGAAACAAAACTGGCCGGGCTGGTAGCTACGAATACGACGATTTCAAGAGAAGGATTACAGACTCCTCAGCATGAGGTGGAGGCGATTGGTGCGGGTGGTTTGAGTGGTTTACCTGTGAAGGAAAAGGCAACGGAGGTGATCCGGTATATTTCTCAGAAGACGAAGGGGAGTATTCCGATTATTGCGGTTGGTGGGATCTTTACGGCGGCAGATGCGCAGGAGAAGTTGGATGCGGGGGCGAGTTTGGTGCAGGTGTATACAGGGTTTATTTATGAGGGACCGACGATAGCGAAGAAGATATGTGATGGGTTGAAGTAA
- a CDS encoding DUF4249 domain-containing protein, protein MRKLLISLIIITLISCVKESRIEIPYAGDKIVVNSLIQPDSLIYIRVTRSKQVTEYQFDPLDSATVVLTEDGITLPTPTYTLINGLGYYVSHAVAKTGSHYSIHVDNDGLTSVSAGDSTPIRPLISDGYAQRTFNRVRFTLKENGATSDYYRVRIFNADSVDGKWVIDKSDTIHFRLDPALNNDLPDIITNDYNSEYIITDANFNGKTIQFVLQTQKEVSSTHMIIEVSSLTPAAWQYLQSTSSQRLSDSQNISLDPENVYSNVENGYGIMAGINAARLLFTVE, encoded by the coding sequence ATGCGGAAACTTTTAATTTCCCTTATCATCATAACATTGATCTCCTGCGTAAAGGAATCAAGAATTGAAATCCCTTATGCTGGTGACAAGATCGTTGTAAACAGTCTGATTCAACCTGACAGCCTGATCTATATCCGTGTCACCCGCAGTAAACAAGTGACGGAATATCAATTTGACCCATTAGACTCCGCAACCGTTGTATTGACAGAAGACGGCATTACCCTGCCCACCCCCACTTACACATTGATAAATGGGTTAGGATATTACGTATCGCACGCTGTTGCAAAGACGGGTAGTCATTATTCCATTCATGTGGACAATGATGGATTAACTTCTGTAAGTGCAGGTGACAGCACACCAATACGTCCGCTGATCAGCGACGGGTATGCACAACGCACATTCAACCGGGTTCGCTTTACCCTGAAGGAAAATGGCGCTACCTCCGACTACTATCGTGTACGCATCTTCAACGCAGATTCTGTCGATGGCAAATGGGTAATTGACAAGAGTGATACCATTCACTTCAGACTTGACCCTGCATTAAATAATGATCTGCCTGACATCATCACCAATGATTACAATAGTGAGTACATCATAACGGATGCAAATTTCAATGGTAAAACTATACAGTTTGTACTACAGACCCAGAAGGAAGTCAGTAGCACGCACATGATCATAGAAGTAAGTTCGCTCACTCCTGCAGCCTGGCAGTACTTACAGTCTACATCATCTCAAAGGTTGAGCGATTCGCAAAACATTTCCCTTGATCCGGAAAACGTTTATTCAAATGTAGAAAACGGATATGGTATTATGGCTGGCATTAATGCGGCAAGGCTCCTCTTTACTGTAGAATAA
- a CDS encoding glycoside hydrolase family 127 protein, producing the protein MKRLFLSLSLFYSVTLSAQQADYPIRAVNFTAVKLTDNFWLPRIQVNHTVTIPASFARCENTGRVKNFEMAAAHSGKFCTKFTFDDTDIYKTIEGASFSMAVTPDKQMDRYVDSLIAIVAKAQEPDGYLYTARTIDPLHPPEWAGPERWVNEHVLSHELYNSGHLFEAASAHYLATGKKNFLDIALKNADLLVQTFGPGKRGVAPGHEVVEMGLVKLYRITGRKDYLALAKFFIDERGKRAYDKRSKNEWQNGKYWQDDKPVTAQDEAEGHAVRAMYLYAAMADIAAIDGDTAYLAAIDRIWNNMTGKKIYVQGGIGAVPEGERFGEDYELPNATAYNETCAAIGNAFWNERMFLLHGDAKYIDLLEKVMYNGLISGLGLDGKSFFYTNAMQVTDGVKHGSLEPGRSGWFECSCCPTNLVRFLPSVPGYMYAQEGKRVYVNLFINSTAKLKVNNADVVVTQQHNYPWEGNIVLKIDPVKASAFDLYVRVPGWAKGEAIPDGLYRFRDTAFAAVVINVNGQPVSYKMEKGYAVVSRQWKKGDVVTMNLPMEVKEVLADSRLVDDVGKVAIQRGPLVYCAEWKDNGGKVSNLFQLGRKWDVVMEKGLLNGVVVLKGEGKRVNVEREEQEVETVKEGVTLIPYYSWANRGEGEMSVWFLERVKEVSLK; encoded by the coding sequence ATGAAGCGATTATTTTTATCATTGTCACTGTTCTATTCAGTTACCTTATCAGCCCAACAAGCGGATTATCCGATCCGTGCAGTCAATTTTACAGCGGTAAAATTGACGGACAACTTTTGGTTGCCGCGTATTCAGGTGAATCATACCGTAACGATACCGGCGTCGTTTGCGCGGTGTGAGAATACCGGCAGGGTAAAGAATTTTGAGATGGCGGCAGCGCATTCGGGGAAGTTTTGTACGAAGTTTACATTTGATGATACGGATATTTACAAGACGATAGAAGGGGCTTCGTTTTCGATGGCAGTGACGCCGGATAAGCAAATGGATCGGTATGTAGATTCATTGATAGCGATAGTGGCGAAGGCGCAGGAGCCGGATGGGTATTTGTATACGGCGAGGACGATTGATCCTTTGCATCCACCAGAGTGGGCGGGGCCAGAGCGGTGGGTGAATGAGCATGTGTTGAGTCATGAGTTGTATAATTCAGGGCATTTATTTGAGGCGGCGAGTGCGCATTATCTGGCGACGGGGAAGAAGAATTTTTTGGATATCGCGTTGAAGAATGCGGATTTGTTGGTGCAAACATTTGGGCCAGGGAAGAGAGGGGTGGCGCCTGGGCATGAGGTAGTAGAGATGGGGTTAGTGAAATTATATCGTATTACGGGGCGGAAAGATTATCTGGCGCTGGCGAAGTTTTTTATAGATGAGAGAGGGAAGCGGGCGTATGATAAGAGGAGTAAGAATGAGTGGCAGAATGGGAAGTATTGGCAGGATGATAAGCCGGTGACGGCGCAGGATGAGGCGGAAGGGCATGCGGTAAGGGCGATGTATTTGTATGCAGCGATGGCAGATATAGCGGCGATAGATGGGGATACGGCTTATTTGGCGGCGATAGACAGGATATGGAATAATATGACGGGGAAGAAGATATATGTACAGGGAGGGATAGGTGCGGTGCCGGAAGGGGAGCGGTTTGGAGAGGATTATGAGTTGCCGAATGCGACGGCTTATAATGAGACGTGTGCGGCGATAGGGAATGCATTTTGGAATGAGCGGATGTTTTTATTGCATGGGGATGCGAAGTATATAGATTTGTTGGAGAAGGTGATGTATAATGGGTTGATATCAGGATTGGGGTTGGATGGGAAGTCGTTCTTTTATACGAATGCGATGCAGGTGACGGATGGGGTGAAGCATGGTAGTTTAGAGCCGGGTCGTTCAGGGTGGTTTGAGTGTTCATGTTGTCCGACGAATTTAGTGCGGTTTTTGCCATCAGTGCCGGGTTATATGTATGCGCAGGAGGGGAAGAGGGTGTATGTGAATTTGTTTATAAATAGTACAGCGAAATTGAAAGTGAATAATGCGGATGTGGTGGTTACGCAGCAGCATAATTATCCGTGGGAGGGGAATATTGTATTAAAAATAGATCCGGTAAAGGCGAGTGCATTTGATTTGTATGTGCGGGTACCGGGATGGGCGAAGGGAGAGGCGATACCGGATGGGTTGTATCGGTTTAGGGATACTGCTTTTGCTGCTGTAGTGATAAATGTAAATGGGCAGCCGGTATCATATAAGATGGAGAAGGGGTATGCGGTGGTGAGCAGGCAGTGGAAGAAGGGGGATGTGGTGACGATGAATTTGCCGATGGAGGTGAAGGAGGTGTTGGCGGATAGCAGGTTGGTGGATGATGTGGGGAAGGTGGCGATCCAGCGGGGGCCGTTGGTGTATTGTGCGGAGTGGAAGGACAATGGGGGGAAGGTGAGTAATTTGTTTCAGTTGGGGAGAAAGTGGGATGTGGTGATGGAGAAGGGGTTGTTGAATGGGGTAGTGGTGTTGAAGGGAGAGGGGAAGAGGGTGAATGTAGAGCGGGAGGAGCAGGAGGTGGAGACGGTAAAAGAGGGGGTGACGTTGATACCTTATTATAGTTGGGCGAATAGGGGAGAGGGGGAGATGAGTGTATGGTTTTTGGAGAGGGTGAAGGAGGTGAGTTTGAAGTGA